The following are encoded in a window of Clostridium thermarum genomic DNA:
- the ilvD gene encoding dihydroxy-acid dehydratase has translation MLKSQEIRSKAPEMDSLRLGAGWKIDELSKPQIVIESTFGHSHPGSAHLDVLVDATYEGVINKGGKPAKYFVTDMCDGQAQGHDGMNYSLPSREYIANMIEIQIGATPFDAGVFIASCDKGLPAHLKAIARLDMPAVVVTGGIMKAGPNMLTLEQIGMYSARYEKKEISKEQFTELKHNACPSCGACSFMGTAATMQVMAEALGIAMPGTALMAATAEDLVEAAKKAGEHALKLVEMDLKPSQIMTMKAFENAIMVHAAIAGSSNTLLHIPAIAHELGLEITPDVFDEIHRRIPFILNIRPSGFYPGEYFWYAGGTPAVMEAIKEYLHLDVLTVTGKTLGENLEELKNNGYYEKCNRYLEKTGVKKEDIIKSVEAPIQKQGAIAILKGNLAPEGAVVKHSAVSKKMHQVILKARPFDSEEEALNAVLSGAIKPGEAVFIRYEGPKGSGMPEMFYTTEAIASDPLLSESVALITDGRFSGATRGPAIGHVSPEASEGGNIALVEEGDLIKIDIPARTLDIIGVKEEEKSAEEIISILQERRKNWIKPTPKYTKGALGIYTRLAVSPMKGGYME, from the coding sequence ATGTTAAAAAGCCAAGAAATTAGAAGTAAGGCTCCTGAGATGGATTCATTGAGATTGGGAGCGGGATGGAAAATAGATGAACTCTCCAAGCCACAGATTGTCATTGAAAGCACTTTTGGACACAGTCATCCCGGCAGTGCCCATCTGGATGTTTTGGTAGATGCTACATATGAGGGCGTTATAAACAAAGGCGGAAAGCCAGCAAAATATTTTGTTACAGATATGTGTGATGGACAGGCTCAAGGCCATGATGGCATGAATTACTCTTTACCGTCCAGAGAGTATATTGCAAATATGATAGAAATACAAATTGGAGCAACCCCCTTTGATGCAGGAGTATTTATTGCAAGCTGTGATAAAGGGTTACCAGCACATTTAAAAGCTATTGCCAGACTGGACATGCCAGCAGTGGTAGTTACCGGAGGAATAATGAAGGCAGGTCCTAATATGCTGACTTTAGAGCAAATAGGAATGTATAGTGCAAGGTATGAAAAAAAAGAAATAAGCAAAGAACAGTTTACAGAACTTAAGCACAACGCATGTCCAAGCTGTGGAGCCTGCTCCTTTATGGGAACAGCTGCTACCATGCAGGTCATGGCTGAAGCCCTTGGTATTGCGATGCCTGGAACGGCACTGATGGCTGCAACAGCTGAAGACCTTGTTGAAGCAGCGAAAAAAGCAGGAGAACATGCTTTAAAGCTTGTAGAGATGGATCTGAAGCCTTCTCAGATTATGACCATGAAGGCCTTTGAAAATGCAATAATGGTACACGCTGCTATCGCAGGGTCATCTAATACACTGCTTCATATTCCTGCCATAGCCCATGAGTTAGGGCTGGAAATAACACCGGACGTGTTTGATGAGATTCATAGAAGAATCCCTTTTATATTAAACATAAGACCAAGTGGTTTCTATCCTGGAGAATATTTCTGGTATGCTGGGGGTACGCCTGCTGTTATGGAGGCTATTAAGGAATACTTGCATCTTGACGTTCTTACTGTAACAGGAAAGACTCTTGGTGAAAATCTTGAGGAATTGAAGAATAACGGCTACTACGAAAAATGTAATAGATATCTTGAGAAAACAGGTGTAAAGAAGGAAGATATAATTAAATCCGTTGAAGCTCCAATTCAAAAACAAGGTGCTATTGCTATATTAAAGGGCAACCTTGCACCTGAAGGAGCGGTTGTTAAACACTCGGCAGTATCAAAGAAAATGCATCAGGTTATACTTAAAGCAAGACCCTTTGACAGTGAGGAAGAAGCATTGAATGCTGTTTTATCAGGAGCAATCAAACCCGGAGAAGCTGTGTTTATTAGATACGAAGGTCCGAAGGGAAGTGGAATGCCGGAAATGTTCTATACAACCGAAGCAATAGCATCGGATCCGTTATTATCAGAATCAGTTGCATTAATTACTGACGGAAGATTTTCCGGAGCTACAAGAGGACCTGCTATCGGACATGTATCCCCTGAAGCAAGTGAGGGTGGAAATATCGCCCTTGTGGAAGAGGGAGACCTTATCAAAATTGACATTCCTGCAAGAACCTTAGACATAATTGGTGTCAAGGAAGAAGAAAAATCAGCGGAAGAGATTATATCAATTCTTCAGGAGAGAAGAAAGAAC